One genomic segment of Nothobranchius furzeri strain GRZ-AD chromosome 10, NfurGRZ-RIMD1, whole genome shotgun sequence includes these proteins:
- the LOC139061471 gene encoding pannexin-3-like isoform X2 → MSIAQAAAKAMLSDALLQDSSGIQRTKHLELELPLDKVIKYVSVGLPLMLVCMAFAREISLGPQISCFTPSNFTAKQASYVDMYCWDTLMHHEFDSDGNFEERSLWVHKMFPYSLLAMAILMYLPALIWRRLVTPTLGSDLLFIIDELDKSYNRSVRLAQSILDMRQNTKNPLTFQAELQRAKRKRYFEYPLLERYLQCKQKSYFLVSMLFLRSFLLLTFITSACLYLVYFHLSAFLQDEFSCFVRTGMLRDQIWIPELVQCKIIGQLVFQVIGMVNGAIYVLLGPIILFNLIRLFVWDSALISVYEVLPALDLLNRQRLGCPLNDLNVLLLFLRANVAHLKSYGQVRALCSLAPPQVGSSAAGQGLHAMLTQEEIEEREEAAMEFAEEVREAKEEGKLNLVDIMTILGAAQGRVMNCREKKPLVEENMSLEPNQQGYRELKETAPFSHY, encoded by the exons ATGTCCATCGCCCAGGCTGCGGCCAAGGCCATGCTATCTGATGCCCTGCTGCAGGACAGTTCAGGGATACAGCGGACAAAACACCTGGAGCTGGAGCTTCCTTTAGATAAGGTCATCAAGTATGTCTCTGTGGGCCTCCCACTGATGCTGGTGTGCATGGCGTTTGCTCGTGAGATCTCCCTCG GACCTCAGATCAGCTGTTTCACTCCCAGCAACTTCACAGCCAAACAGGCCAGCTATGTGGACATGTACTGCTGGGACACTCTGATGCATCATGAGTTCGACAGTGATGGGAACTTTGAAGAGCGCTCTCTTTGGGTGCATAAG ATGTTTCCATACTCTCTTCTGGCCATGGCCATCCTGATGTACCTGCCGGCTCTGATCTGGCGCAGGCTCGTCACCCCCACCCTGGGCTCAGACTTGCTGTTCATCATTGATGAACTGGACAAGTCATACAATCGCTCAGTCCGACTGGCTCAAAGCATTCTGGATATGCGCCAAAATACGAAGAACCCGCTGACGTTTCAGGCTGAGCTTCAGAG GGCCAAGAGGAAGCGATACTTTGAGTACCCCCTACTGGAGAGATACTTGCAGTGCAAACAAAAATCCTATTTTCTTGTCAGCATGCTTTTTCTGCGAAGCTTTCTCCTCCTGACCTTCATAACATCTGCCTGCCTCTACCTGGTCTACTTCCACCTCTCAGCCTTCTTGCAGGATGAATTCAGCTGCTTTGTCCGAACAGGGATGCTGCGAGATCAGATCTGGATCCCAGAGCTTGTTCAGTGCAAGATCATTGGTCAGTTGGTGTTTCAGGTGATTGGCATGGTGAACGGTGCCATCTACGTCCTGCTGGGACCCATCATCCTCTTTAACCTTATCCGACTCTTTGTCTGGGACAGTGCCCTCATCTCTGTCTATGAGGTCCTCCCAGCTCTGGATCTCCTTAATCGCCAAAGGCTGGGATGTCCACTGAATGACCTCAATGTCCTCCTGCTGTTTCTGAGAGCCAATGTGGCTCACCTGAAATCGTATGGACAGGTGAGGGCTTTGTGCTCTCTTGCACCACCACAAGTGGGCAGTAGTGCAGCAGGCCAGGGCTTACATGCAATGCTGACCCAAGAGGAAATAGAGGAGCGTGAAGAAGCTGCGATGGAGTTTGCAGAGGAAGTGAGAGAGGCCAAGGAGGAAGGGAAGTTAAACCTGGTGGATATCATGACTATTCTGGGAGCAGCTCAGGGAAGAGTGATGAACTGCAGAGAGAAGAAGCCTCTGGTGGAAGAAAATATGAGTCTGG AGCCAAACCAGCAGGGGTACCGCGAGTTGAAGGAGACTGCACCATTCAGTCATTACTAG
- the LOC139061471 gene encoding pannexin-3-like isoform X1 — protein MSIAQAAAKAMLSDALLQDSSGIQRTKHLELELPLDKVIKYVSVGLPLMLVCMAFAREISLGPQISCFTPSNFTAKQASYVDMYCWDTLMHHEFDSDGNFEERSLWVHKMFPYSLLAMAILMYLPALIWRRLVTPTLGSDLLFIIDELDKSYNRSVRLAQSILDMRQNTKNPLTFQAELQRAKRKRYFEYPLLERYLQCKQKSYFLVSMLFLRSFLLLTFITSACLYLVYFHLSAFLQDEFSCFVRTGMLRDQIWIPELVQCKIIGQLVFQVIGMVNGAIYVLLGPIILFNLIRLFVWDSALISVYEVLPALDLLNRQRLGCPLNDLNVLLLFLRANVAHLKSYGQVRALCSLAPPQVGSSAAGQGLHAMLTQEEIEEREEAAMEFAEEVREAKEEGKLNLVDIMTILGAAQGRVMNCREKKPLVEENMSLGTKTLAYTVKCILLAAVFTFIIWDVQKIIA, from the exons ATGTCCATCGCCCAGGCTGCGGCCAAGGCCATGCTATCTGATGCCCTGCTGCAGGACAGTTCAGGGATACAGCGGACAAAACACCTGGAGCTGGAGCTTCCTTTAGATAAGGTCATCAAGTATGTCTCTGTGGGCCTCCCACTGATGCTGGTGTGCATGGCGTTTGCTCGTGAGATCTCCCTCG GACCTCAGATCAGCTGTTTCACTCCCAGCAACTTCACAGCCAAACAGGCCAGCTATGTGGACATGTACTGCTGGGACACTCTGATGCATCATGAGTTCGACAGTGATGGGAACTTTGAAGAGCGCTCTCTTTGGGTGCATAAG ATGTTTCCATACTCTCTTCTGGCCATGGCCATCCTGATGTACCTGCCGGCTCTGATCTGGCGCAGGCTCGTCACCCCCACCCTGGGCTCAGACTTGCTGTTCATCATTGATGAACTGGACAAGTCATACAATCGCTCAGTCCGACTGGCTCAAAGCATTCTGGATATGCGCCAAAATACGAAGAACCCGCTGACGTTTCAGGCTGAGCTTCAGAG GGCCAAGAGGAAGCGATACTTTGAGTACCCCCTACTGGAGAGATACTTGCAGTGCAAACAAAAATCCTATTTTCTTGTCAGCATGCTTTTTCTGCGAAGCTTTCTCCTCCTGACCTTCATAACATCTGCCTGCCTCTACCTGGTCTACTTCCACCTCTCAGCCTTCTTGCAGGATGAATTCAGCTGCTTTGTCCGAACAGGGATGCTGCGAGATCAGATCTGGATCCCAGAGCTTGTTCAGTGCAAGATCATTGGTCAGTTGGTGTTTCAGGTGATTGGCATGGTGAACGGTGCCATCTACGTCCTGCTGGGACCCATCATCCTCTTTAACCTTATCCGACTCTTTGTCTGGGACAGTGCCCTCATCTCTGTCTATGAGGTCCTCCCAGCTCTGGATCTCCTTAATCGCCAAAGGCTGGGATGTCCACTGAATGACCTCAATGTCCTCCTGCTGTTTCTGAGAGCCAATGTGGCTCACCTGAAATCGTATGGACAGGTGAGGGCTTTGTGCTCTCTTGCACCACCACAAGTGGGCAGTAGTGCAGCAGGCCAGGGCTTACATGCAATGCTGACCCAAGAGGAAATAGAGGAGCGTGAAGAAGCTGCGATGGAGTTTGCAGAGGAAGTGAGAGAGGCCAAGGAGGAAGGGAAGTTAAACCTGGTGGATATCATGACTATTCTGGGAGCAGCTCAGGGAAGAGTGATGAACTGCAGAGAGAAGAAGCCTCTGGTGGAAGAAAATATGAGTCTGGGTACCAAAACACTTGCCTACACTGTCAAATGCATTCTCCTAGCTGCTGTTTTCACTTTCATCATTTGGGATGTACAGAAAATTATTGCCTAA